A genomic segment from Kwoniella shandongensis chromosome 8, complete sequence encodes:
- a CDS encoding SBDS family rRNA metabolism protein: MSINKQPGTQIKLTNVSIVRTKKGGKRFEIACYQNKVSEFRSGVETDLSEILQIEQVFTNVPKGQVAKKEDWQKCFATDDINKVIEEILRKGELQINNLERTHHLSSLSREIATIVSEMTVDPTTTPPRKHTVGMVEKAMAEVGFSVKADRPAKAQALELIKKLSDGEVLPVRRVRMRVRITMPSKDAKRCKEKVLAETEETEEEETGTEWEVIVQINPSSFRTLTDLVNTETKGKGRVESMGSVGG, encoded by the exons ATGAGTATCAACAAACAGCCAGGGACGCAGATCAA ACTGACAAATGTCAGTATCGTGCGGACGAAAAAGGGAGGCAAGCGGTTCGAG ATCGCATGTTATCAAAATAAAGTCTCAGAGTTCAGATCCGGCGT CGAAACAGACCTGTCAGAGATCCTTCAGATAGAACAGGTGTTCACGAATGTACCGAAAGGACAGgtggcaaagaaggaagattggCAAAAATGCTTTGCGACGGATGATATCAACAAAGtgatcgaggag ATCTTACGAAAAGGGGAATTACAAATCAACAATCTCGAACGAacacatcatctctcttcgctaTCTCGAGAAATAGCCACCATCGTATCTGAAATGACTGTTGATCCAACGACGACGCCACCTCGAAAACATACGGTtgggatggtggagaaagcgATGGCGGAAGTTGGTTTTTCAGTGAAAGCAGATCGACCTGCCAAAGCTCAAGCTTTGGAATTGATAAAGAAATTGAGCGATGGTGAGGTCTTGCCCGTAAGAAGGGTGAGAATGAGAGTCAGAATCACGATGCCAAGTAAGGATGCGAAGAGATGTAAGGAAAAGGTCTTGGCAGAGAcggaagagacagaagaggaagagacgggaACGgaatgggaggtg ATCGTCCAAATAAACCCCAGCAGCTTCagaacactcacagatctCGTCAACACCGAGACAAAAGGCAAGGGAAGAGTCGAGTCGATGGGCAGTGTAGGTGGATAA
- a CDS encoding glutathione synthetase, whose amino-acid sequence MSSSTALPEWPPAMTPEQHAQLILLSSTYALSHGFTLLPPNSSQPPTSAIPAPLSLLPTPFPRGLYDLAVSLQPIYNALYARIALDWEFLDRVMGGSVSKVDTFQGELWRGWRQVRDELVQPIQLGVFRSDYLLHDSEGTGGMEVKQVEFNTIAASFGALSQRAGEMHRYLHKATNSYYSISPELSNASNFPANQPLKNIATGLAEGWKAYGNDEAVVLFVVQDGERNVFDQKWLEYELLEAHGIQAIRHTFSDLANLAQVDRSSKTLLLPSPLEPDSPPREVAVIYYRSAYTPTDYPSSSEWTTRLLLERSRAIKCPSMALQLAGAKKIQQVLCEPGVLEDFLLSPDRPDVGAGPLTQADVDRLRQTWIGLLPMDNSLLGQEAYTLATTHPERYVLKPQREGGGNNIYRENIPPYLKELEKEPRQAGEPEKKEAYILMELIEPPKGVSNWLVRGGENKARKADVVSELGVYGVMLFGGDDVVNNGAGTLLRTKGRESDEGGVAIGISSIDSPLLV is encoded by the exons ATGTCGTCCTCCACAGCCTTGCCTGAATGGCCACCGGCAATGACACCGGAACAACATGCACAATTGATCTTACTTTCCTCCACATACGCCCTATCACACGGCTTCACCCTCTTACCGCCCAATTCGTCCCAACCACCCACTTCAGCCATCCCCGCTccactctcacttctcccCACCCCGTTCCCTAGAGGATTGTACGATCTTGCTGTCTCTTTACAACCGATCTACAATGCCCTTTACGCGCGAATTGCTTTAGATTGGGAATTCTTGGATAGGGTGATGGGAGGTAGCGTCAGCAAAGTCGATACTTTCCAAGGCGAATTATGGCGAGGATGGCGACAGGTCAGAGACGAATTGGTCCAACCTATCCAATTAGGAGTGTTCAGGTCGGATTACCTCTTACATGATTCAGAGGGTACAggtgggatggaagtgaagcAGGTGGAATTTAATACGATCGCAGCGAGTTTCGGAGCGTTGTCTCAAAGAGCTGGGGAAATGCatcg ATACCTACACAAAGCTACCAACTCTTACTACTCCATCTCACCCGAACTTTCAAACGCCTCCAATTTCCCAGCCAATCAACCGCTCAAGAACATTGCAACAGGTCTTGCTGAGGGATGGAAGGCGTACGGAAACGATGAAGCGGTTGTTTTGTTTGTTGTgcaagatggagagaggaatGTATTTGATCAAAAATGGTTGGAATACGAGTTGCTTGAAGC CCACGGCATTCAAGCCATCCGACACACCTTCTCAGACTTGGCGAATCTCGCACAAGTGGATCGAAGTTCCaaaacccttcttctcccctctcccctcgaACCTGATTCCCCACCACGCGAAGTCGCCGTGATCTACTATCGATCGGCTTACACACCCACCGACTatccttcctcgtctgaATGGACGACGAGACTCTTGCTCGAGCGTAGTCGGGCGATCAAATGTCCTTCGATGGCATTACAGCTTGCTGGAGCTAAGAAGATCCAACAAGTATTATGTGAACCTGGCGTTCTTGAGGATTTCCTACTATCTCCCGATCGACCGGATGTTGGTGCAGGTCCTTTGACCCAAGCGGATGTAGATCGACTTCGACAAACTTGGATTGGCCTGTTGCCCATGGACAACTCACTGTTAGGACAAGAGGCCTACACCCTCGCGACGACCCATCCAGAACGATACGTCTTGAAACCTCAACgtgaaggtggtgggaatAACATCTATCGAGAGAATATCCCCCCGTATCTCAAAGAATTGGAGAAAGAACCTCGTCAAGCTGGAGAAccagagaagaaagaagcgtATATCCTGATGGAGTTGATAGAACCTCCTAAAGGCGTGAGCAACTGGTTAGTGAGGGGCGGAGAGAACAAGGCGAGAAAAGCGGACGTGGTCTCGGAATTGGGCGTGTATGGAGTCATGCTTTTCGGTGGAGACGATGTGGTCAACAACGGTGCAGGAACATTGTTGAGGACTAAAGGGCGAGAAAGcgatgaaggtggtgtcgctattg GCATCAGCTCAATTGATAGTCCATTGTTGGTGTAG